The DNA window ACTCTCTTAAGAGAGAGCGGGAGCGCCGCTGGGAGAGCGCTGCAGAGCTCAGCGCCTGCAGGTTCGGCAGCACCGCCGGCTCCGCAGGgtgccgcccgccccgggcgAGCGCGCCCGCCTGGCCCGGGCACAGGGCGCTGCCGCGGCCGCTGAGGGGGGGTGGAGGCGGTGGCTGCGGGCGGGGCGGTGGCTGAGGGGAGGGCGGTGGCTGAGGTGGGGGTGGAGGCGGTGGCTGAGGGGGGCGCGGCGGCTGAGGTGGGGGCGGTGGCTGAGGGCGGGGCCGCTTCCGCCACTTCCGGCCGGCGACGGCGCCCAGCCCCACAGGCCGCCGCCATGCCAATGAAAGGCCGGTTCCCGATCAGGCGGACGCTGCAGTATCTCAGCCAGGGCGACGTCATCTTCAAGAGCTCGGTGAAGGTGATGACCGTGAACTACAACACGACGGGAGAGCTGAGCGAAGGGGCGAGGTGAGCGCGGGGGCACGGCGGGAGCGCGGCGCGGTCTGCCCCTTTTTCGGAGGCAGCTCCGCGTGCgcttgtgtgttttttcttcttctttccagaaagtttgtgtttttcAACATCCCCCAGATCCAGTACAAGAACCCCTGGGTGCAGATCATGCTGTTCAGGAACATGACCCCCTCGCCCTTCCTCCGGTTCTACCTGGGTAGGTGCTGCCGGGGCCGATCGGCCGGGCCTGCCCCGAGGGCGCTCTGTCCCGCGCCCCCGTCCGCCCCGCCCTGAGCCGCGAGCGGGGCCTCCCCCGAGCCCATTCTCTGCAGGAGCCGTCGGAGCAGCCGCGCTTTCGCGCTAGAAGCACCGTTTGAGCCGCATTTCTGCCTTCCTACCGTGGCTCGGCCTGCAGAGCGGGGAGCTTGTTTAGGAAAGCGGCTTTATGTTAGCAAAGACCCTATGCTTACTTCCTCTACCTCACGCTTCTGGCGCCTGTCCTAGCGCCCTCCTAGATGAAGactttgcttttcctattgAAACGTTACATTGCACATTAACTGTAGTAGAGAACCAGATGTCTCAGTTGTGCGTTGAAAACACTTTTGCAGCTACTGTGGAAGAGCATGCGGTAGGGAAGGGGCACTGTTTGATATACTGTTACAAATCTTTCTTGACAGACAACGGAGAACAAGTTTTGGTTGACGTGGAAGATAAAACCAACAAAGAGATAACtgagcacattaaaaaaatcttgggGAAGAGCAAGTAAGTAACACTTAATAAGCTAACATACAGTCTAGCATACAGCATAATACAGCCCCTCTGAACTTTTGTCAGCTATACAGAAGTACCACTTTACCCAGCTTGTGCAAATTTTGTCTGGAAAAAGTCCACAAGCTAGGAACTGTAAATCCATCTTTCTGGTAAATGGgtccagggaggggagaggcaaCGTTGCCATTCAGGCTCCTGATAGTAACAACCAGATCTCTCTTCTAGAGAAACActtgaaaaagaggaaagtgaaaggaaaaaactatCACATCCAGCAACTTTTGGGCCCAAGAAGTATCATCTGCGAGAATGCATGTGTGAAATTGAAGGCCAAGTTCCCTGCCCTGCTTTTGTGCCACTGCCTAAAGAGATGAGGGGAAAATACAAGACTGCTACAAAAAATGAAGATGCATCAGCCTGAGATCTCAAGCCTTGCAGTTGTTTGTCCTCAGGGCTGGGTGGTCAAGGTTCTTCAGTGAGAGACAAGAGCTAACAGCTCCTGGAAACAGCAACAAGCGAGTTTATATAATGCAGACAACCTTGTCTTCTAAGTTTTCTTACAGCTACAACTAGAAtaattaaagtgaaaaataaaagttaaagaCCCAGCTGTTTTGGTGCCAGTTTTACAAAGCATTGTAGTCAGCACtgcataaaaggaaaacagtgactGCTTCATACCCATGACTGCATGTATAAGGTTATAGCAAAAACAAGATCATGTTTTCTTTGGGATAGAGAGACTAGACTAAAAAGGTAATGTATCTTAAAAGCTGCAGAGAACTCCATAATTTATAGAAAGTGGTGTAAAAGTATTCCTGCTGATTTCCATCTTGTACTAAGTGAAGACAGCCAAGTCATAATGTAACTCCAGGCTCAAACTacacactgaattttaaatttagttACCGCTCAAACAGTTAAGTCTCATTTACAACAAGCCGCAACTTTTCCAGTTGATACTGCAACTAACTCTGAGAAGCACTGATCAAGACAAGAATATCAGCAGGAAAGAACATGTAAACTGGtatttgaaattgtttttgtccttaaaaaaaaaccccaaaacttaaAGCTACTCTTTAGGAAAGTGTCTTAagtattccttaaaaaaagccATTCAGGAGAACTGTGTCTAGATTTATCAGCTTCCAGCAAATTCTGGCCAGCAAGTCCACTGTGCTTTGAAGTCCAGTGCTGCAATAAGCACTCCTGCTCCCTGCACATGGTCAAGAAAACCCCTTCTAAATCATCATAGCTTCTGCCTTCACCCATTACTCTATCCCTTGAGTAGTATATAAACATGGGATAGATTGTATTGCTCGGAATTTGGTACTTGCACATACCTTTAAGCCAGGCTTAGATATGCAAATTAACACACAactgtatttcagcatttctagGCTAATGGTTAAGTACAAAATTTAACATTGATTCAAGCATCATGTAAAAATTGTGGAGGACAAACAGgacaaaataaacatgttttatttcatctgtTTACAAAGCTTTCATATGGAGTAGTGCATGCAATTTTAACTAGCATTGACTTTTGTTATTTATCGAGCTTTACAGTTAAGATGTCTTCACTCGGTCATGCCTTGAGAGCCTCACAGCAGTCCAAATACCAGCATAAGGTCTTCGCTTTGGAGATGACTTTAATATCGGATGTCTAGTCTATCACATTTAACACTGACAAAGATCATGAGGTATGCTAGTCTGTTATCTTcatgtaaaaatacattattacaTATACAATAAGGATACTTTAATTGTTAGTGTATCagactgaaaatacaaacaagGCAGAATAGTTGcaacaaggaaaaaaccactttttaaaTGGGAAAGCTGAAGCCACTGAAGCTTTTTTCATGTTGATACCAAAAGCCACCTTGGGTGACAGTGCAGGGCGCAATCCTCTTGACTAGCAAACTCTGTCTTAAGTAACTACCTTATACTATTTCTGTTAAACAATTCCAGGGATTATGTTTAGCTctcaagatttattttttgcagCCTTTGTAAATCTGGTGCCACAGTGCACATGTTTTGTTAGTTTACAACCTTTCAGATCCTCTGTTCATCATTTTACTTGGTGCAAAATGACACTCAAATCAACTCTCATAAAACATCTCAGTATAAAAACTTCATGGACAACCTGTTCTGCAGATTTAGGCTACAGCAGGAAGAACATCATCAGCCCTCCTTAGCTGGCTGCTCAAAGTTATTTTGGTCTTTTACTAGTGCTATTAAGTGAGGATATCggaagtttgttttttaaacaacagtTCCACAAGTccctaataaaataaaactaggGTTGGTGCTCTTTAGGTAGGGTCATTATTTGTGTCTCTAAAATGTTAGGCAATGCTTGGGTTACAGCTATGCTAACATAAATCATCAGAGACACAGTGAGAAGACATGTCCCATTCCATGGAAGTTTACACTTCTCAGTAAACCCACTATTTTTAGTGCTATGCGGTGTGATCTGCCTGACTTTCCTctatttcagcttttaataCACCCTTTAGAGAAACTCGTCCCCACCACCCCTTCAAACACTGATGCCTGATGATGGACCTCTGCCCTTCAAAGATACAAATCAAAGCAGCTCAGGCTCCATCTTTTGCAGAGATACACTGACCTAACCCTGAAGCAATCCTACATTTCCAATACCAATCTTCAGAAGCCCAGCACTAAGCCCACCTGCATCACAGGTGCTGGCTGTCACCTAGTCATCCCCCAGACCACAGGATCACAAGATTACTCCCATTTGGAGCTTATTTAAGCCAGACATGCCTGATTCTCCAAACAACCTCTGAGGGGAATCAAATACAAAAGAGAATTGCTATTTGGCACTATTGCAGCCACAGACTTTGTCTCCCAGCTTTCACAGAAGTCCAGTTCAGCGGCACTTCAGCTCTCCATTGTAAACAAGATTTTAATTCCTTGAATGCTACAAAAAGCAGGTTCCAGTCTCACAAATAAGACAAACATGATCATTGTGTCACCCAGAGAATTTAAATGAATGTGTAGATTCCATAAAGTAATTAGGAATTGGAGGGTCACCCTTTATATTACAGTTTGAAATAGTACTAGCCTGATGCTCTTTTCCCTGGAAAAGAATAGATACTTGTTCCCTCACAAGCAGGTCTCTGAAGCGAGCGTGGTGCTCACTATTACACTGTAGTTTGTGCTCAGAGCAAGTGAGGAACTAAAAGTGATGAAAAGAGCATCCAGATTTTACTTGGGAATATttataaacacattaaaaagttACTCATATTAAGATCA is part of the Phalacrocorax aristotelis chromosome 6, bGulAri2.1, whole genome shotgun sequence genome and encodes:
- the MRPS25 gene encoding small ribosomal subunit protein mS25, whose product is MPMKGRFPIRRTLQYLSQGDVIFKSSVKVMTVNYNTTGELSEGARKFVFFNIPQIQYKNPWVQIMLFRNMTPSPFLRFYLDNGEQVLVDVEDKTNKEITEHIKKILGKSKETLEKEESERKKLSHPATFGPKKYHLRECMCEIEGQVPCPAFVPLPKEMRGKYKTATKNEDASA